One window of Mus caroli chromosome 11, CAROLI_EIJ_v1.1, whole genome shotgun sequence genomic DNA carries:
- the LOC110304479 gene encoding olfactory receptor 1-like, whose amino-acid sequence MHEVKLCSSPEEGKLFLQEPRYSTLTTETFVAICYPLQYHTIITPQLCVGLAAIVWMCSGLISLVHTLLLSRLSFCSSIPEISHFYCDAYLLMKLACSDTRVNKHVFLGTLFLFMAPCILIVVSYVRITMAVFQIPSAKGRHKAFSTCSSHLSVVILFYGTIMGIYIRPPGSFSIQDSVATIMYTVVTPMLNPFIYSLRNKDMKETVTRLLNRGSKSA is encoded by the exons ATGCATGAAGTGAAACTATGTTCCAGCCCAGAGGAAGGCAAACTGTTCCTCCAGGAGCCCAGGTACAGCACCCTCACCACAGAGAC ATTCGTGGCCATATGCTACCCACTACAGTACCACACCATCATCACCCCCCAGCTCTGTGTGGGGCTGGCAGCCATTGTGTGGATGTGCTCTGGCCTCATCTCTCTGGTGCACACACTCCTCCTAAGTAGACTGAGTTTCTGCTCCTCCATCCCAGAGATCTCTCACTTCTACTGTGATGCTTACCTGCTCATGAAGTTGGCCTGTTCAGACACACGAGTCAATAAACATGTCTTCCTGGGAACCTTGTTTCTCTTTATGGCCCCCTGCATTCTCATTGTGGTCTCCTATGTCCGAATCACCATGGCGGTCTTCCAGATCCCCTCTGCCAAAGGCAGGCACAAGGCATTTTCCACGTGTAGCTCACATTTGTCTGTGGTCATCCTGTTCTATGGCACGATTATGGGGATCTATATTCGACCTCCGGGCTCCTTCTCCATCCAGGACTCAGTAGCCACCATCATGTATACTGTGGTTACCCCCATGCTGAACCCCTTCATTTACAGCCTGAGGAACAAGGACATGAAGGAGACAGTTACAAGGCTCCTCAACAGGGGCTCTAAGTCTGCTTAG
- the LOC110305751 gene encoding olfactory receptor 1361-like: protein MDGDNQTIVTEFILLGLTRQSEKEEVVFGMFLWMYLVTISGNLLIILAISCDPHLHTPMYFFLANLSSVDISAPSVIVPKALVNHMLGSKSISYTGCMTQIYFFITFSNMDGFLLSVMAYDRYVAICHPLHYTMMMRPRLCVLLVAISWVITNLHALLHTLLMVRLTFCSHNAVHHFFCDPYPILKLSCSDTFINDLMVFTIGGLVFLTPFTCIIVSYAYIFSKVLKLKSAHGIRKALSTCGSHLTVVSLFYGAILGIYMHPSSTYTVQDTVATVIFTVVTPMVNPFIYSLRNRDIKGALRKIILRS, encoded by the coding sequence ATGGATGGGGACAATCAAACAATTGTCACAGAATTTATCCTCTTGGGACTCACTAGACagtcagagaaagaagaggttGTGTTTGGGATGTTCTTATGGATGTACTTGGTCACCATCTCTGGGAACCTTCTCATCATCCTGGCCATCAGCTGTGACCCtcatctccacacacccatgtacttcttcttGGCCAACCTCTCCAGTGTCGACATTAGTGCTCCATCTGTCATTGTCCCCAAGGCATTGGTGAACCACATGTTGGGAAGCAAGTCCATCTCTTACACGGGGTGTATGACCCAGATCTATTTCTTCATCACATTCAGCAATATGGATGGCTTCCTCCTGAGtgtgatggcctatgaccgctatgtggccatctgtcacCCTCTCCACTACACCATGATGATGAGGCCCAGACTCTGTGTCCTCCTGGTGGCCATATCATGGGTCATCACAAACCTGCATGCTCTCTTGCATACTCTCCTCATGGTTCGACTCACCTTCTGTTCCCACAATGCAGTGCACCACTTCTTCTGTGACCCCTACCCTATCCTGAAGCTCTCTTGTTCTGACACCTTCATCAATGACCTGATGGTCTTCACCATTGGTGGATTGGTATTTCTGACTCCATTTACATGCATTATTGTTTCCTATGCCTACATCTTCTCTAAGGTTCTGAAGTTAAAATCTGCCCATGGAATAAGGAAAGCCCTGTCGACGTGTGGGTCTCACCTCACTGTGGTCTCCCTCTTCTATGGGGCGATCCTGGGCATCTATATGCACCCTTCATCTACATACACAGTGCAGGACACAGTGGCCACCGTCATCTTCACAGTAGTAACACCCATGGTCAACCCCttcatctacagcctgaggaatcGTGACATTAAAGGAGCCCTGAGGAAGATAATTCTCCGATCTTAG
- the LOC110306220 gene encoding olfactory receptor 1D2-like, whose product MSKGRENETGVXEXLLLGITNDPQQQQILFWAFLCMYLVTVAGNTLIFLAIISDPRLHTPMYFFLANLSFVDVCFTTNLIPRLLASHVAGTRTISYAQCLTQLYFIISFANVDTFLLXAMALXRFVAICYPLQYHTIITPQLCVGLAAIVWMCSGLISLVHTLLLSRLSFCSSIPEISHFYCDAYLLMKLACSDTRVNQHVFLGTLFLFVAPCILIVVSYVRITMAVLQIPSAKGRHKAFSTCSSHLSVVTLFYGTILGIYIRPPGSFSIQDTVATIMYTVVTPMLNPFIYSLRNKDMKETVTRLLNRGSKSA is encoded by the coding sequence ATGTccaaggggagggagaatgagacTGGAGTCAGNGAGTTNCTCCTGCTTGGCATCACCAATGACCCACAGCAGCAACAAATTCTCTTCTGGGCTTTCCTGTGCATGTACCTGGTCACGGTAGCTGGGAACACACTCATCTTCCTGGCCATCATCTCTGACCCCCgcctgcacacacccatgtacttcttcctggcCAATCTTTCCTTCGTTGATGTCTGCTTCACTACCAATCTCATCCCCAGGCTCCTGGCTAGCCATGTGGCTGGAACAAGGACCATCTCTTATGCACAGTGCCTGACTCAGCtgtatttcataatttcttttgcCAATGTGGACACCTTTCTGCTGNCTGCCATGGCCCTGNACAGATTCGTGGCCATATGCTACCCACTACAGTACCACACCATCATCACCCCCCAGCTCTGTGTGGGGCTGGCAGCCATTGTGTGGATGTGCTCTGGCCTCATCTCTCTGGTGCACACACTCCTCCTAAGTAGACTGAGTTTCTGCTCCTCCATCCCAGAGATCTCTCACTTCTACTGTGATGCTTACCTGCTCATGAAGTTGGCCTGTTCAGACACACGAGTCAATCAACATGTCTTCCTGGGAACCTTATTTCTCTTTGTGGCCCCCTGCATTCTCATTGTGGTCTCTTATGTCCGAATCACCATGGCGGTCCTCCAGATCCCCTCTGCCAAGGGCAGGCACAAGGCATTTTCCACATGTAGCTCACATTTGTCTGTGGTCACCCTGTTCTATGGGACAATTCTGGGGATCTATATTCGACCTCCGGGCTCCTTTTCCATCCAGGACACGGTAGCCACCATCATGTATACTGTGGTTACCCCCATGCTGAACCCCTTCATTTACAGCCTGAGGAACAAGGACATGAAGGAGACAGTTACAAGGCTCCTCAACAGGGGCTCTAAGTCCGCTTAG